The genomic region AGTGATCTTACCCAACCATTACTCACATACAATTGTGATCCATTATCGAATTGAATATGTTGTAATACTGAAATCCTTGAGAGATTCCTCCTCAATTCTTTGAGTTTGTGTTCTAGTTACTTCTCGAAAACTGCAATTAAACACTCACATGTGTtagaataatattttatattattaatgttaatGATCAATAATGTAACTGACTGTTAGACATCTTAAATGTCTACAGTAACATGTTGTTAGAAGTAGGTAACTTCTTTAATAGCTAAGATATTTTGTAACTCTTATAAATGTATCTCTTCCCTCAGTTAATGAACTAAGTTTTTACCAGTATTATCTTtgattttcacatggtatcagagcctagggttTTTGCGTCTGTCTAGCCCTAAAAATCGCAGACTTGTTTAAGGAAGAAATTCGAGGGTTTGAAACCTTGATTCTAGGCGTCGTTTTTTTCTTTCCTGTTGCGCAAAAATTTTGCGATTTTCACGACTAGAAAAATCGCGAACACGTGGTTTTTCTGCTCCCAATTTTTTGCGAATTTTTTTGCCCTCAATTCTGTTTTTTGGTGACGCGGAGACGCAATTTCGCGACCTCCGCGATTTATTTCACGATCTGAAACCATTTTCAGCggccaaaataattaaaaaattatgtgTCTGCTAGGGTTTCTAGGCTGCGTCTAGGgttttcaaaaaatcctcaatctATTTTCGACACTAAGAAATATTTCCGCTCTCTGGGTATCTGTCTGTTTTTTTTGGGTGCATCATTTTTCGATGTAAAATTTTCGACTAACCCAAAAAAATCTGACAAAGACCCAAAAATCCTtgtgaaaaacccaaaaagaatatGCAATCAGAATTTTTTTCTGAAAATTGTCTGTTTTTTTTGGGTGCATCATTTTTTGAACCCGCAAATTTGAcccttcattttcagaaaaaaaatcctGATTGCatattctttctgggtttttcacAAGGATTTTTGGGTCTTTGTCAAATTTTTTTGGGTTAGTCGAAAATTTTACATCGAAAACTGTGCTAGGGTTTTGAGATTATCTCTTTCATTtcaagtcaaaaaaaaaaattatttgcaaaatctttgtgggtttttcgagatctaAACTGGGTTGTCATCAAATTTTTCGGGTCTTCCACAAAATTTCTGCCTCGAAAACCATGTCAAGGTTTCAATTTCTACCTCTGAATCCAACTTGcagaatttgtttctaaaaaccctctATTTTCATCCTCTGGTTTTCGTGCATTCATGCCTTCACCAGTTCGATCTTGGGGTACGTGATGGCATCACTGATGAACATTATGCTCAAAAGCAGCCAGAAGTTCAATGGttgcaactacaacacctggaagcaGCGTATGTTGACGATTTTTGAGTACCAATGTCTTGATGCAGTTGTTCTAGGCACGTCACAACGTCCAGACATTGCCGGAAAAGATCAAGACAAATGGGATGAGCACAACCGGGAAGTCGTCATGCTCATCAAATTCTCTGTTACCGATGAGCAGCTACCTTAGGTACCGTCCGGCAAAACTGCGAAGGAAATATGGGATCATTTGAAGAGTCTTCATGAAACCTCTGACAAGAGCAGAGCGTTCTTTCTTAAGAATATGCTCTTCACGATCATGATGGACGAGAAAACATCTCTTCAGGAGCATCTGACAAAGATCAAGGATATTTGCGACCAGCTAGAAGCTATTGGtcgaaaaatggaggaagaagatatggtGGTCATTACTCTAAAGAGTCTCCCACGCTTGTATGAGCATTTCATCGAAACACTCAATATCAGTTCCACTGAAGTTGATTTGAAGTTTTCTGatctttgtaacaagcttttaCAACAAGATCGGTAGCGACAGCAGTTTGGAAGCAGTACTAGTTCTCCCTCCACCGAGCAAGCATTCTCTGCCAAATCTTCTGCTAAGAACAAATGGAAGGCTCAATCTTCTCAGCCGAAAGGCTCTGGTTCTTCTTAGgacagcaagaagaagaaaaacgttcaatgcaattattgtcacaaGTTTGGTCACATGAAGGTTGAGTGTCGAATTTGATTGGCTtatgaacaaaagaagcagggagggtctcaacagAAAGCAAATGTCGCCGAACACTTTGAGCAGAAAGAATCTGCTttctatgcttttatggccaagagAACAACAAATCCAGTACACTCATATGCTTGGTCTATTGATTTAGGAGCTTCGCGGCATTTTACTCATCGTCGAGATTGGTTCACGAAATTTGAACCATTTTCGGATTCAGTAATCTTCGGAGGAGGAGAAGAGTACACAGTTGTTGGTAAGGGCACTATCCAGATTCACTCAGGAGGTAGAAATTCAATTTttcttgatgtctactatgttccAGGCATGGAACATAATCTCCTCTCCGTCAGTCAGATCATGAGGCATTCTCCTCAATTAGATATTGTCTTCAGTTCGTCCATCTGCAGCATCGT from Cryptomeria japonica chromosome 3, Sugi_1.0, whole genome shotgun sequence harbors:
- the LOC131874456 gene encoding uncharacterized protein LOC131874456, yielding MMDEKTSLQEHLTKIKDICDQLEAIGRKMEEEDMVIGSDSSLEAVLVLPPPSKHSLPNLLLRTNGRLNLLSRKALGGSQQKANVAEHFEQKESAFYAFMAKRTTNPVHSYAWSIDLGASRHFTHRRDWFTKFEPFSDSVIFGGGEEYTVVGKGTIQIHSGGRNSIFLDVYYVPGMEHNLLSVSQIMRHSPQLDIVFSSSICSIVDKETRTTIAMELEDHGLYRLVDSGDSQEHALVARSTSIKTLWHRHYGHLNFKALVEKEFGSQIVTLRSDNGGEFCSNDFSTFCATHGIKRQLTTAYTPQQNGVIERRNRTITKMDRSMIDHRNVPKKYWAEAVYTAIYLLNRSPPHAVKKMTPEEAWSGRKPKVGHLKVFGSTAHVWIPEAKRAKIDSKSQTLMFTG